Genomic segment of Scomber scombrus chromosome 18, fScoSco1.1, whole genome shotgun sequence:
attaccGTATTATTAACACTGAAACATTCATGTATAAGTGGCAGTTTACTGCTGGAGCACTGTTCATTTCAACTACTGCACTTTATAACTCCATATGATGTTCTGTAGCttattttaaattatgcaaAGTCACTTTCGATTACGGCTGTGTCATACATATAGtgaagtaaaaagtacaataccTCTGAAATGCAGTGCAGTCTCAGTATACAGTAGCATGAAATGGATATACTGTggtaatataaatatttgagcagtagtagtagtagtagtagtagtagtggttaATTTCCAGCACTGATCCTGACTGTTTCAGTTCACAAATGCACACTTTATGGGTCTAACTGTTACCAAATGTTGAATGTTAACAGATCTGTTTCTCGAAATAATGAAATGGTTTATTTTCCCAGAAGTGCCTCAGTTGACAGCCGCGGGGTAACTTacacaaaaaagtgaaagagaaacGCATGGATTCCCGGTATGAGGCTGTAAGTTGccttaatgttgtttttttccctcctctgttgATATTCCAAGGGAAGCAGTGCTGATCTTACTGGCACGTTTGGTGACTCATACGTGAGTCATAACATGTGGGTGTGAGTTGTTTTTCGCCGCTCCGTCCTCAACTCAGCTCAGCTCCCAGCTCCACTACTGTAGTATCCGGGCAGATAACAAGTCATGTGACTGCCGTTTGTCTTTTCTGAATTGCAGCGATAACCTCCTCCTTACGGGAAAAGCGCTGGCAGCTTTACATCCCGCATTACCTTGAAAACTCGTTGCACTCATATACCGTAACTCTGGTCCCTGTAGGAGTATTAGACGGGTACAATAGAGGATCAAAACATCAACGAGCTCCATTAATCATCACAAGTCCTGATAGAAAGAGCAGGAGCTGTATTATCACCATCATGCAGGATCATTGTGTAAACTCACCTCTGATGATGACAATAGCTTCAGTGAGGATTAAACCTCTATAAGATCACTATGAACTCACTATTAGTCTTTTAGGAGTATTATGGCATTGTCATTTAAAGGAGCGCATGAAGTTTCAGATTgatttactactactactactactactactctcaAGTGTGAGACATTAACCCtgctgatgtcatagtgatgtcatcagggttatctaGGCTCAGGCTTCAGACAACATTATAGCAGAAAGCCGCTGTGACAAACTGTAGGTGTGGAGACCTGAAGTCAGGGTACCTTGACCTCTGCTGCTCAGATTTCAaccatttcttttaaaaatctgcCCAAACAAAGACAACCCAAacaaaaaggaataaaaagatagatagatagatagatagatagatagatagatagatagatagatagatagatagatagatagatagatagattttagGTATTTAGATTGACTTTTGCTCTGAATTTACTAGAGTAAAGGCAGAGAAGTGGAGGGTAAATTATAACAACTCTGACCGCTTTACGGAAGCCACTGAATTACTTGAGAGTTCCTCTTTAAGACATGCAAATACAGTGAAGTTGCCAAACTATTAAACATCCTCCTACAGACGCTGTAAGTATTGCAACCCCTCTACGAGAAGAAGAAGCATGATGATTTAAATAAGAGCTTCAACAATCCACAGAAAATtcatcagcaactattttgataactatATAATTGTTTTCCAGCTATTTATTagacaaaaacagcagaaaagatCAGCTGATTGCAGCTTCCCACATATTAATATTTGCTGGTTTAAGGTTAAAGTTGACTTAATTACCTTTaatttttcatattattattattattattattattattatttttcattcttgtGAAAAGCGTCTTTCGCTGTTTTCTTGCATCTTATAAATGAATTCAATCAAAACATTCACTTTCATTGATAAATGAAAAGAGGATTTTGTAAGCTtaggacagagccaggctagccgTTTCCATCTGTTTCCattctttgtgctaagctaagctaactgctTGTGGTTATTATTGTTTAACGTTCAGATACGATAGTCGTATCAATCTTCTGCCAGGAAGCAAATACACATATtcaccaaaatgttgaactttttcTATAAAGAGCATAATCACCATAAGATGATGTTCTCTACTTGATGCCACAGATGCTACACCATCACTATGATAACCTCTAATTGGTCTGTTTCTACTCTCTCACAActgagaggtcaaaggtcacagttGGGTCAGTATGGGTGAATCACTGTTCTTCACTAACTGCTTAGCAACTCTTCCTGCTGTCTCATCATCATCCAGCTTTTCAGTGGTTCCCGTAGAAACAGTTGCCATGACACCCAATGCCCGTAAGTGATGCAAGTGTTCCAGGTGCAGAGAGACCATGGACTGTAGACCATGTgtagtgagagtgtgtgtgtgtgtgtgtgtgtgtgtgtgtgtgtgtgtgtgtgtgtgtgtgtgtgtgtgtgtgtgtgtgtttgtgtgtgtttgtgtgtagttaCAGCGAGTTTTACTGTAAACTGATACACACCAGGCCTAATGACAGATAATAGGAATCTGGCTCTGAGCCTTTTTTCCACTGTAGTCACTTTTATGAGCTGTTCCCACCTGAGGGCTGGGAGAGCGGCAGGTGAAAAGGTACGTGTGTGAGGTCATGGATTTTAAGAATCAGCCattggtaaaaaataaataaataaataaataaataaatgtgggCTTCAACATATCAGCAGTCATCACTGAGATCTGTATCTGTGTCCTTATACCTACTCAGCCTCATCTTCAGCTGCCCTCGCTGCAGATTGTTGGTTGTTTTTCACTCAGGATGTAAGATTAAGACTTTCAGTGTTTGGCTGTTTAGTTCCAAATTTGGATCAAACATGGCTGGGGGGGTGAACATTTCCACCAGAGAGTGAAGCAAGGCTTTCATTTCCATTGCAGATTCTGATCTTTCCTGCCTTTACTAAtgttacataaaaatacatgagCTCACACGATGTTTCATGCTCAGGCTGGATTTCAGTTTCTCACCACACAACCTCATTTGGCTGCATTTCACCTGTGAATTCATATTTTGAAGGTATGGTTGGACTGACATGTTCTGTTTGCTAATGTTTTAAAGCAATAATTACTGGCTTTCTACAAAATCCACCAACCAGCACCTCTAAACGTCACTAATTATACACATTAGTAATTCATACCAAAACCAATCGGAGGTTATGTGTTGGACAATTTTTTGGTCAGGACCATTTACGTCCTGGGAGGTTGCCTTCTAACCACTTTGTGTCAAGAAATAGTCTGACACATAAGCTGCAAAACAcctaattgttgtttttacactaaattaaatttaaCATGTTCATTAATGAGCTCTAGAGGTACAGGTGGGCTAATTTCGTTACCTTtagacagaaccaggctagctgtttccccctgtttccagtatttatgctaagctaagctaaccagcctCTGGCTGTATCTTCATTTTTTCTATACAGACATTAGAGTGGTATCAGTCATATCGTCTTACTCCAGAAATCCAACACATGTATtgcccaaaatgtcaaactactcctttaaaGTATGAACAATATAATTAAAAGTTTCGCAGATAATTAAAACATAGTCATGTCACTTTAGACCTAACTAAAAGAaatggttgtttgtttgttttttacagttcaaacaaatgaaaaaaggatgAAGTAAGTCTTAACCCCTGTAATGGaaacaaaactttattttaaatgcagaaatgttCGTAAAATGGCTATAAATGGAACAGTGTTTGTTGCTTTTAACAAAACTTTAGAACATTTCCACTCCCTCCCCTACCAGTAGTTTCACAACAACCCTATGTTAGACCCCTCCTGGCCCTCTTCTGCACTCTGCTCCAATTTGCGTGCGCGGCCCCGTGGGCGCACGCCTGCTCTGGGGGCTCGGCCCTACGCAATGAAAAGGGGGCGCGCCCGACTTAAAACAGCGCGTTGTGTCCACTGTTGATGTGTcgcagattttaaaaagtgagagaGGCAGGCAGCTGGAGTTTGCTGAGAGAGAAGCGCATAAGGCACAGCACGCAAAACAAGTCCTCACACCGGGAGCGAGCCGCTGCGCTGACACTTGTCACAGTTTCCCCCGCGACTCTTGAACTACTTTTATTTCAACACTTCGCGAGAGGAAAAAGCAGCTGAGAGCcagtttgttttctattttggaGCGTGTGGAGCAGCGCGCGGCGATGGAGCTGTCATCTATAGGAGACCAAGTGTTTGCTGTGGAGTCAATAACAaagaagagagtgagaaaggTGAGCGAGCGCCTGGTTAAACACTCCATCTAACTTACATAACTTATTTTCCCCTGTGCTTTTTAGCCTAAAAAGCGGAGTTTTCTGTGAAACATCTAGGACACAACTATGCTACGCAGTTTACCCCCACTTTACGCTAAATAGATGTAACACTCTAATCTATTGTTATATGCAGCTGAGCCAAAGTTTAACATTGTTTGCTTGCACGGCTCGCACCCTGTAACCTTCCTGTGCAGCGGCTGAGATGCTGCAGCGTGAACGTGTTTTGAAGCAGCCTACGCAGCTGTAgtaaaaaaatggaaaagggGGTGTGTATCCTGAAAACGGGTATACGGCCGGTGTGTGAGGGAGCTACGCAGTTTATTTAGTTGACGCCAGCCAGCGAGGGGAGGCAGTGGTGGGGTATGTGGATGAAACTGCTGCGTAATGTGACTGCTGCGTGATGGTGAAACGGCGGAGGAGATGTTGTGGAATGACGCGCTCACGCTTTTAACGCAGAGTGTAGGGGTACACACTGTATTTAACGCAGCATGCCCCCTTCTTCCTATACGTGCACACTGCTCCGTAAATGAATGGAAATTGTAGTGTAGTGCGACGCCACCTTCATCGGGTAGTATTAGAAAGTTATGTAATATCATAGTAATGCACGCTGCGTCGGACTGTGAAGCATCGGAGGAGTAAtacagtttcttttttcaatCGGGATGACTGTAATTATTGTTTCGGGGTTGCTCAGGAGGTGAGACTTGAACGTTGCGCAACACCGACTTGTTTACATGTTCCCGTGGCCCCACCTATCCAAACCACCGGTGCTCCTCTCATAGAGCCCGTGCATTGTCGAAACCGGCCCGCGTAGCCATGTGCAGTCACGTCACTGCGATGCGAGAGAAAAGCTGCTGTTTGGAGGCTACCCAGCCCCGCTGTCATTGACGTCATCCCCCAGAAAAACACCATTtgaaagggagaaaaatatCCAtgaccctccctccctccacaccTTAAAGTTACAGTcgtccctttttctctctctctgtgtgcagcagcagcttgtttcTGCATCACACTGGATAAGATTAGAAGTGCAGGTTGTGTGAATGTATTCGATTCTCTGCTGCGTCTCCTCTAAATgttccccttcctctctctctcctctctcttcaggGTAATGTGGAGTACCTACTGAAATGGCAGGGATGGTCCCCAAAGTGAGTAAGCCTTGAGTCATCATCCAGTGACCTCATCCCCTCAATATAAACTCAGTGGCCTTTCCCAAATATGCTCCATGATATCCAAGCTCCGTGTCTGTGTGGAAAAATAGCTATTAAGAAAGAACGAAGTATTTGAATATAGcctatgtgtgtttatgttggcAGGTACAGCACTTGGGAACCAGAGGACAATATTTTGGACCCTCGCCTGGTTCTGGCCTACGAAGAGAAGTGAGTAATTGCAGAAGACTTTCTGAGAGCTTGCAAATCACTTTTTGGTTTTTCTTTATGTTCTGTCTCTCACTGTCTggttctctttgtctctgtacGTGTTTCTATGTCTCATCCAGTCAGGAGAAAGTCAGAGCTCTGGCCTATCGCAGGAAAGGACTCAGACCCAGGAGGCTCGTGCTGCGGGTAGccacacttttctttcttttagtctTACAAACCTTCACTAACCCTTGACTGCTCAGTGCAGCgtttatttaaaaacagttcAACCTTTAGTCAGGTCATGATTGACAGATGGGTTAAAAATGTAGCCTGTTTGAGACCTCAGACAGGTGCTGTTTGAGATGAGCAGTTAAAATAACATTAGTGCCCATTGATTGTGATCAATTAAAGGGGTACTCCATCAATTTAGTAGTACACATCCCTAAAGATGTGTGACTCACAAAAGATAGATTGAAGCAACAATGGTTAAAATCTAAACATCAGAGGCTCAAATATTTTGATTATAAGTGTCCAGTATGGGTCTtgctccaaaaacactggataaTACATTTCCCACAAGGCAACTCAAAAGGTCTCCAAATGTTCACCTCTTTTAATCTCACACCTCCAGATTGTAATGTAGCTCGGTTAAAAATTTAGTCTCAATCCAAGCTGAGATacccctgatgacatcattatgacatcatccaggtgttttgttttttttttactttggaaAGCTCCCTACAAATATGagtatttaatgtgttaaatgtgtggAATGCCCCTGTAATTACAGCAATATGTCTCTAAACACGTGAGAACATTCAGTAGTtagaaaatcaaagaaaaaatcCCCCTGAAAACAGTGAGCCATTGTTTAATAAAAGCACTTAGTGTTTCACTTTCTGTTGTCCTTCTGGGCCCATTTCATGGTCTGGATTGTGCAAAACTGTCTGAAAGTCACGTAGAGCAACAGAAGTTTCAGTAATCAAACACACCAGAATGCAAAGcaactaaaaaaacatgttttcttaagCAAAGGGTGTGACCTTAACTGAcacttttgctttttctttcacttatGCTGTTGTAATCAAAACTGTTAATTGCAGAATAACTCACAAGTTGATTTAtgaacatttgtatttttaaaaagtggggAATTACTTTTAACAGATAAAGCAggtgatattctgtatttttgttactgTTAACCAATTTCTTGAAAAgcccaaaaccaacaatgtgttattCCATTTCTTTGTGACTTTAACCTGTGGCACAAGACTCCAAGCTCATTGGTTCTCAAAGAAGacgtaaatctttaaaaacagctcacgAATAAATAGTTTCATTTTATAAGATGGTtaataatttcctaaaacagctgggcactgtagtttacaTCAAAATGATATCAAACAGTAATAAGTAGTGCagttgttggggactatttttagtgatggattaatacacatttttattaatgagtgtttacagcagcaggatatTTTCTATaggattgagtcaaaataaaccacagtgaTGACAGTCTCTTGTCAAACATACAAGCTTAACGTCCACAGGTGGCGCCCCTGAGAAGGAATTTCTGATTTCTACATACAGCACCTTTAAAATGAACGCAGTAATGATTCATCTGTTAACATGTCACCTTCTCTTTGTCCCAGAACATCTTTGCCATGGACCTCCGCAGTGCCCACAAGCTCCCAGACAAGGCTCCACCCCGACTGCGCCTCTCCCTCACCCGCTCCATGAGCACAGATGTGGACCAGGGCGAGCGGGGCAGCATGTACTGTCGTCAagccaggaggaggagcaagTTTAGGGCGTCGAAACTGGGCCCAGATGGACCCTCAAACaaacccatccatccacccaggAAGAAAGAGGAGTCCATGGAGGAGGACTGGGGAGTCACCAGTGAAGAAGAGAAGCAGGAGTCTGAAGGCACCACTGAGGAGAGACGTGAAGACAGTTTATACGGTTTGTCAAGTCAATCTTTAGAAATCCAGTCACCCAgtcatgacctttgacctttatAAGTGAAGCTAAATGTCTGTTTCCGTCTTGAAGGTCAGTCCGAGTGCAGCTCCCCGCCCCTGCTGGAGCGACAGGACTTGgagatggaggtggaggaaAAGGTGGAGGCCGACCTGAGAGCAGTAGGCACAGAGATGTGGACTGACAGAGCAGGCGGTGGGACGTCTGAAATAAGACTCAACGAAACATTTGCGTGCGACCAATCAAAGGACAGCGCCTCCGTGCCTGAGGCCGGACCAGGGGATGCCGTTACCCTGGGCAACAGGTCAGAATGGGACATAGGTGAGGAGGGCATGGTGTCAGGGTCGGAGTGTCTGAGTCACAGATCAGAGGGTGACGTTTGTCAGAGAAACAACACGACCACGCTGATAGTGAGCGTTCAGGAGAGCAGCGAGGCAGTAGGTGATGCCACCGCTGTCTATGCGGCTTCAGAGGCACGGATCGAGGAAGTGAGAGGCGACAATCAGAGCGTTACTATGACAACACTAGGCAGTCAGACTGATCCAGCTGAAGCAGAGCATCTTGGGAAGGTGATTGTAACAAAAGTGACTATCAACTCCTTGACGGTGACGATTAAAGAAGCCACGGTGGCCGAAGGCTTCTTTAGGGGCTTCTGAATGAAGAGACAGATCAATATAACCATAATTAGACTTGCCACTCATTTTCTACATGTAAATAGTCGTATATGTAAGATAATTCTTCATGTTTACAAAGCTACACTCATTTCCTGCTGAGTTCAATGAAGAAATTATTGCCTTTGAAGAAAAAATGAGTGGTCATTTTATCATTGTGGCTCATTTATTAGGAGTGATAGGAAGCCagaggccccccccccccccccccaaaaaaaaaaaaaaaatgtgctaaGATCATTTTCACATTGCAATCCAGCAGATGAAATAGATCTCAGTGGCAGCTTTCCTTCCTGGAGCCGCTGAGTTTACTGAGAGCGGGAGACAGATGGTGAGACAGCAGTCGAGTCTATAACAATACAGTCCACATGACTACTTCCATGCAGCTACTTTCTCCAGTCGTCTTCAGTGCTTTCCAGACATCAGTCTCATACTCAGATCTGTTCTCGGGGCCTGTTTCAGTCGCTCCTTTTTCCTACGAATAATGTTTTGTAATGATATCGCTCTTTTCCAGTATTCACACAGAGCTAACTGCATGCCCTGTCAGTCTGTGCCACACACGCACAAAGCCCTGTCCTGTGTGTTATTGAAGAggtttatttctgtcacaaaaGAAGTAAAAGCAAAGGAAAGAACTAATGCCCGCCGCTTAGATGAAGTTGTGTGTTTCAAGAAGGAGggatgcacaaaaaaaaattaaaaaagaagtacacagttgtgttttttttgctgtctctgtctttttacTTTTCAAGTATGAAATGCTATCTGGTTCTATTTTTGTACTACCAATTGATAGTCCACTCTTTTCACTAGCCTTTGTGCATCTCAAAAGAGGAGGCATCAGTTTACACCGCTGCTGTTAACGCTGTGTAGGGTAATGTGCAAATGGAAGCAAACGTACGATACGTTAGGTCAGACAGTAGTGAGCTGTTATTTATTGCATGTCACACGTATAAGCTAAACTAACTTATGTCACGTATGTGTCCCAATTAGTCCTTCTCTGACAATGATGGGTTGTCAAACATGTCTTCTCTCTGAATAAtgaatttttattttgactGCATTTCCAATAAATATGTGCTGAAATAACTGCCTCCTGGAGCTTATTTAACATGCAGGAttacaaatatttataaatatggTGGTGAGAAGTCTTTATGTCACAGAGATCtgatatacaaatattttatgcAACAGTGTCCTCAAAGTTGCCTCCCAGCTGACTGCTGAGGCCTAAAAGTCAACACACAGCAGCTCTTTGTTTGATGTATGATCCCTTTGGATTTGGGGACACTATTTAGCAGCACAACAAATCCAGAGAAAGAATCTTTAAAGTCAGACTCAGAAATATAACTCACTAAATGTTACTATTTTGAACGATGCAGCTTTTTACCTTGGCGTCAGAACAGCTATTTTACTCAAACTCTACTATCATATCTGTAAAAAGTAAttctcatttctttcctcctgCATTATTACTGCCCTATCATTGAACCAGCTTGCTTCCATGTATCGCCACTAGGGGGCATTTCATTCCCAGGAAATACAATTTACTGTAACTGACGCCATAGAGTGCAATTTAATAGTCTGTGATTCATGGGCTCAGTATGTCAGAAGTGTGCAGTGGAAGTGGGGGATTAGAGTGTGTGGGCAGACACTAACAAGAAACATTTACAATTCATCAGCTTTTACCATGCATACTCCTTTGAATGTGAAGGAGTGGGCGAGCTGATAAAGGGGAAATTACACTTTTTATCCTTCTCTGGagctcggtgtgtgtgtgtgtgtagcgttCCTGCTCAGCTTCTGTGGACTTTGGGATGTGAACCAGCTGTGATCACTGACTCATTTAATGACAGGATAAATGCAATGACATGGCAGATGTTTAAGAATATATTttgaccaaaaataaataaatctccaCAACATATTTCTAAAAGAAAGTTAATACCCAAGATTATGGATAAATGCAGATTTGAAGGGAATTAGAGGTAGCTTTAATGCATCACAGCAGGTAGTCTTTATTTAAAGGTTGATGTGTGATGTATGattttagggctgcaacaaatgattattttcatcatcaattaatctgttgattatttcctTTACTAATcagttagttgtttggtctttagaagtgtcaggacatttttcaatgtcttcttttgtcttttgtgtaacaaaaacatcatgttcatatttaagaagGTGGGACCAGAGATTTTTAACTATTACTCAAAATGATTCACAGTAGTTTTCTGCCAATCGACTGATCTTAGCAGCTCTAGTTTTATGTTTGTACATTGAATCAAAGTAGATATAACACTGATAGAAAAACACTAATGTCAAAGTCTCTACGAATATAAAATACTTGCATATATACTTCCAGTGTTGTCTGATTAAATGGGTTTAATTCTTGTGCAGTCATGTATTTGTATTATCAGATCACTTTATAGGTCTGTTTTCTGTTAAGtgtaaaaaaaccccacacatcTCCTTTGATTCTTTGTTGTaatgataatgaataaatagtACTAAAATCATGAAAAGGGTGGTGATTATCATATATTCATCAAATACCTGATCTTATTACTAACAAACAGTCACATGCATGACACATCACTATTggtaattttcattttattataaaaaacagtatttgagtccacagtttgtgtttcctttgtacagtaaaaaatattaaattaaactcCCAAAGTTCTTAGCAGAAAGATAAAGAGGATGGAGTTTGGGGAGTGGGAGAGCAACTTCTcccagaagaggaggaggaggggggattTTAAGTCCAAGGGAAGCAGCAAAGGGGACGAGGCAGAAAGAGACGGAGACCGACTGCTCAtatctcctcctttctcctcattTCTGTGCAACACAGTTCATTTGGATCAATAATCCTCTGTTTACTCCAAACAGTAgaatcctaaaaaaaacaaaaacaaaaaaaaaacactaaaaaggaGCCCACCCCgctcattttttttcacatcccAGCCCATGTACTCACAAAGTTACAGGCACACAGGTAtgcaccccccctccccaagCCTCCACTGCTCCGTATTTAAGTGTCTTTAAAAGGAAGGAGTGCACACACATTCGAGGGAGAGGGCTTGCATGTTTCCGAGGGAAGAGTCCCTTCCAGCATGATAGATGTCCGTTAACAGAAGCTGGCTGGGACGTCGCCAAGTGTCCGTTCAACATCTCAAACTCACAGCAGACCCTcaacaactgcaaaaaaaacactgacatttcatTAATCCCACCTGGACAGACCCAACTAAAGACAtcaaaagtgaaatgaaatatcCACTAACCCGCCCCCCTCCCCTCGCCTTAACAgtcaataacaaaaatatatttctatacGAATTGTAGCAGTCTTAGGGTACATgacacccccaccccacctgACCAACCCTCCcgtaaagaaaacaataaataaagcaaacccaaacatataaaaaaaggaagatatgCATCATTGTTTGgatttacatta
This window contains:
- the cbx7a gene encoding chromobox homolog 7a, translating into MELSSIGDQVFAVESITKKRVRKGNVEYLLKWQGWSPKYSTWEPEDNILDPRLVLAYEENQEKVRALAYRRKGLRPRRLVLRNIFAMDLRSAHKLPDKAPPRLRLSLTRSMSTDVDQGERGSMYCRQARRRSKFRASKLGPDGPSNKPIHPPRKKEESMEEDWGVTSEEEKQESEGTTEERREDSLYGQSECSSPPLLERQDLEMEVEEKVEADLRAVGTEMWTDRAGGGTSEIRLNETFACDQSKDSASVPEAGPGDAVTLGNRSEWDIGEEGMVSGSECLSHRSEGDVCQRNNTTTLIVSVQESSEAVGDATAVYAASEARIEEVRGDNQSVTMTTLGSQTDPAEAEHLGKVIVTKVTINSLTVTIKEATVAEGFFRGF